The Claveliimonas bilis genome window below encodes:
- a CDS encoding sensor histidine kinase: protein MIVIIVIVLLIILIMILAGMLWKYQRQMKDICRQIAFLREHDSNMMVTTQIRFGGIEELAEKLNELLLERRERKKESDKKEEEIAEVYTSLSHDIRTPLTSLDGYFQLLEESKDEEEKQRYLQVIQERIRSLKDMLEELFTYTKLQSGGYQMELERCRLGRILKETIFSYYEEWMALGIQPEIYITEEELEMEGNVPALKRVIQNLIKNGLDHGRNKIRIRLERRQESAVLSFENMVDGAEKIEVEHVFDRFYKADEARSRSSTGLGLSIAKELTERMGGTIEAGIQDGWFIVEIRFPIQESRSF from the coding sequence ATGATCGTTATAATCGTTATTGTCCTGCTTATTATACTTATCATGATCCTGGCAGGTATGCTCTGGAAATATCAGCGGCAGATGAAAGACATCTGCCGCCAGATCGCGTTTTTGAGAGAACATGACAGCAACATGATGGTAACGACGCAGATCCGTTTCGGCGGGATAGAGGAGCTGGCGGAAAAGCTGAATGAGCTGCTCCTGGAAAGGCGGGAGAGGAAGAAGGAATCGGATAAAAAGGAGGAAGAGATTGCTGAAGTATATACCAGTCTGTCCCATGATATCCGTACTCCGCTGACTTCACTGGACGGTTATTTCCAGCTTTTGGAGGAGAGTAAAGACGAGGAAGAGAAGCAGAGATATCTTCAGGTCATACAGGAGAGGATCAGGAGCCTGAAAGATATGCTGGAAGAGCTTTTTACTTATACGAAGCTGCAAAGCGGAGGATACCAGATGGAGCTGGAGCGGTGCCGCCTGGGCCGCATATTAAAAGAAACGATTTTTTCCTATTATGAAGAGTGGATGGCATTGGGTATACAGCCGGAGATCTACATCACGGAAGAAGAGCTGGAAATGGAAGGAAATGTTCCGGCGCTGAAACGGGTGATCCAGAATCTGATAAAAAACGGTCTGGATCATGGGCGTAATAAAATCCGTATCCGCCTGGAACGCCGTCAGGAAAGTGCGGTCCTTTCTTTTGAAAATATGGTGGATGGAGCGGAAAAAATAGAGGTTGAACATGTTTTTGACCGCTTTTATAAAGCAGATGAGGCAAGGAGCCGCAGCTCTACCGGGCTCGGTCTTTCCATTGCAAAGGAACTGACAGAACGAATGGGAGGAACCATAGAGGCAGGAATCCAGGATGGATGGTTTATTGTAGAAATCCGTTTTCCGATCCAGGAGAGCAGGAGCTTCTGA
- the thiS gene encoding sulfur carrier protein ThiS — MIRINGQEELHLEGKTLKEYLEEKGYRMERIAVERNGEIIPKTSYQDIILQDGDVLEVVSFVGGG; from the coding sequence ATGATTCGGATAAATGGCCAAGAAGAGCTGCATTTGGAAGGAAAGACGCTCAAGGAATATCTGGAAGAGAAAGGATACCGCATGGAGCGCATTGCAGTAGAACGAAACGGAGAGATCATCCCCAAGACTTCCTATCAGGACATTATCCTACAGGATGGAGATGTGCTGGAAGTCGTAAGTTTTGTAGGAGGGGGCTAA
- the thiF gene encoding sulfur carrier protein ThiS adenylyltransferase ThiF: protein MITKQEIEKALEERHSSGIQESLRKARVAVAGLGGLGSNIAVSLARIGVGHLHLIDFDRVDITNLNRQQYFISQIGMYKTDAIRENLQRINPYLDIRTECIKIQEENVRELFQEDDYICEAFDVPEYKAMLVNSALEYFPGKYLVAASGMAGFGDSNKIRTRRITDHFYLCGDETSTAEEVPGLMAPRVALCAAHQANMIVRLILEKS, encoded by the coding sequence ATGATAACAAAGCAAGAAATAGAAAAGGCCCTGGAGGAAAGGCACAGCTCCGGAATCCAGGAGAGTTTGAGAAAAGCCAGGGTGGCGGTCGCAGGGCTTGGAGGGCTTGGCTCTAATATTGCAGTCAGTCTTGCCCGGATCGGTGTAGGACATCTGCACCTGATCGATTTTGACCGTGTGGACATTACCAACTTAAATCGGCAGCAGTATTTTATCAGCCAGATCGGAATGTACAAAACGGACGCCATAAGAGAAAATCTGCAGAGGATCAATCCATATCTTGATATCCGTACAGAATGTATCAAAATACAGGAGGAAAATGTCCGGGAATTGTTTCAGGAGGATGATTATATCTGTGAGGCTTTTGATGTGCCGGAATATAAAGCGATGCTTGTCAATTCTGCGCTGGAATATTTTCCGGGGAAATATCTGGTGGCGGCAAGCGGCATGGCAGGATTTGGGGACAGCAATAAAATACGCACCAGAAGAATTACGGACCATTTTTATCTGTGCGGCGACGAGACATCCACGGCAGAGGAGGTGCCGGGACTGATGGCGCCCCGGGTGGCGCTGTGTGCGGCTCATCAGGCAAATATGATCGTGAGGCTGATCCTGGAAAAATCATAA
- a CDS encoding thiazole synthase yields the protein MNTEKDTWKLGDHEFTSRFILGSGKYSLDLIQAAVENAGAQIVTMALRRANEGGLANILDYIPEGITILPNTSGARNAEEAVRIARLAREVCGSEFVKIEIMRDSKYLLPDNYETVRATEILAKEGFVVMPYMYPDLNAARDMADAGAACIMPLGAPIGSNKGLCTKEFIQILIDEIDLPVIVDAGIGRPSQACEAMEMGAAAVMANTAIASSGDVKAMAGAMGLAVQAGRAAYLAGMGQTMARGGSASSPLTGYLRD from the coding sequence ATGAATACAGAAAAAGATACATGGAAGTTGGGGGATCACGAATTTACATCCAGATTTATTTTAGGATCCGGAAAGTATTCTCTGGATCTGATACAGGCGGCTGTGGAAAACGCCGGAGCGCAGATCGTGACCATGGCTCTTCGGAGAGCAAATGAGGGCGGACTTGCCAATATTTTAGATTATATACCGGAAGGAATAACTATACTGCCAAATACTTCGGGGGCAAGGAACGCCGAGGAGGCAGTGAGGATCGCCAGGCTGGCCCGGGAAGTCTGCGGCAGTGAATTTGTGAAGATTGAGATCATGCGCGACAGCAAATATCTGCTGCCGGATAATTACGAGACAGTCCGGGCAACGGAAATTCTGGCAAAAGAAGGATTTGTGGTGATGCCTTATATGTATCCGGATCTCAATGCGGCCAGAGATATGGCGGATGCGGGAGCAGCCTGCATTATGCCTCTGGGAGCGCCTATCGGCTCCAATAAAGGGCTTTGCACAAAGGAATTTATCCAGATTCTTATTGATGAGATCGACCTGCCTGTTATCGTAGACGCAGGGATCGGAAGGCCGTCCCAGGCATGTGAGGCCATGGAGATGGGAGCAGCGGCTGTCATGGCAAATACGGCCATCGCATCTTCCGGCGATGTAAAGGCAATGGCGGGAGCTATGGGGCTTGCCGTGCAGGCAGGACGGGCCGCTTATCTTGCGGGAATGGGACAGACCATGGCAAGGGGCGGAAGCGCTTCTTCCCCGCTGACAGGATATTTGAGAGACTAG